In Plasmodium gaboni strain SY75 chromosome 14, whole genome shotgun sequence, one genomic interval encodes:
- a CDS encoding NADP-specific glutamate dehydrogenase, whose amino-acid sequence MSALTDKTGRFVVLDKNASNYESLVDQEMNNVYERVKKLDPNQVEFLQAFHEILYSLKPLFMEEPKYLPIIEMLSEPERAIQFRVCWLDDNGVQRKNRCFRVQYNSALGPYKGGLRFHPSVNLSIVKFLGFEQIFKNSLTGLQMGGGKGGSDFDPKGKSDSEILKFCQAFMNELYRHIGPRTDVPAGDIGVGGRELGYLYGQYKKIVNSFNGTLTGKNVKWGGSNLRVEATGYGLVYFVLEVLKSLNIPVEKQTAVVSGSGNVALYCVQKLLHLNVKVLTFSDSNGYVFEPNGFTHENLKFIIALKEEKKGRIKEYLNHSSTAKYFPNEKPWGVPCTLAFPCATQNEINLEDAKLLQKNGCVLVGEGANMPSTVDAINFFKSNNVIYCPSKAANAGGVAISGLEMSQNFQFAQWTRETVDEKLKEIMKNIFVACSENALKYTKNKYDLQAGANIAGFLKVAESYIEQGCF is encoded by the coding sequence atgAGTGCTCTTACAGACAAAACAGGAAGGTTTGTTGTACTGGATAAAAATGCAAGCAACTACGAATCTTTAGTGGATCAAGAAATGAATAATGTATATGAAAGAGTTAAGAAATTGGACCCTAACCAAGTTGAATTTTTGCAAGCATTTCATGAAATATTGTATTCTTTAAAACCATTATTTATGGAAGAACCCAAATATTTACCAATAATTGAAATGTTATCAGAACCTGAACGAGCAATACAATTTCGTGTTTGTTGGTTAGATGATAATGGTGTTCAAAGAAAAAATCGTTGTTTTCGTGTTCAATATAATAGTGCCTTAGGTCCATATAAAGGTGGTTTACGATTTCACCCATCAGTTAATTTATCTATTGTAAAATTTTTAGGATTTGaacaaatatttaaaaattctTTAACAGGTTTGCAAATGGGAGGAGGTAAAGGTGGTTCAGATTTCGATCCTAAAGGAAAATCAGATAGTGAAATCTTAAAATTTTGTCAAGCTTTTATGAATGAATTATATAGACATATAGGTCCACGTACTGATGTACCTGCTGGAGATATTGGTGTTGGTGGTCGAGAACTTGGTTATTTATATGGtcaatataaaaaaattgtaaaCAGTTTTAATGGTACCTTAACTGgaaaaaatgtaaaatgGGGTGGTTCTAATTTAAGAGTGGAAGCAACTGGTTATGGTTTAGTATATTTTGTTTTGGAAGTTTTAAAATCTTTAAATATTCCAGTAGAAAAACAAACTGCTGTTGTAAGTGGTAGTGGTAATGTTGCATTATATTGTGTTCAGaaattattacatttaAATGTTAAAGTTTTAACATTTAGTGATAGTAATGGTTATGTATTTGAACCAAATGGTTTTACTCATGAAAACTTGAAATTTATTATAGCattaaaagaagaaaaaaaaggtaGAATCAAAGAATACTTAAACCATTCATCTACAGCAAAATATTTCCCAAACGAAAAACCATGGGGGGTACCATGTACATTAGCTTTCCCTTGTGCAACacaaaatgaaataaatcTTGAAGATGCTaaattattacaaaaaaatgGTTGTGTCTTAGTTGGGGAAGGAGCAAATATGCCATCAACTGTAGATGCtattaatttctttaaatCTAATAATGTTATCTACTGCCCATCAAAAGCAGCAAATGCTGGAGGTGTTGCTATTAGTGGACTTGAAATGAGTCAGAATTTCCAATTCGCTCAATGGACAAGAGAAACTGTTGATGAAAAACTCAAAgaaattatgaaaaatatttttgttgCTTGCTCAGAAAATGCTTTAAAATATAccaaaaataaatatgatttACAAGCAGGTGCAAATATAGCTGGATTCTTAAAAGTTGCTGAATCATATATTGAACAAGGTTGCTTttaa